In Bacteroidota bacterium, the following proteins share a genomic window:
- a CDS encoding radical SAM protein, protein MKILLVRPPVPQHTIGLKHIMICEPLELEYIGANLKGHEVMIFDNLVEKGFKKRLEKFSPDVVVSSCYKTGTNEVIKLFREVKRFNPNIITIVGGIHATLIPEDFADVAVDVIGIGDGTFLLPEIIQKIQNNEPIIGLPGVAIPIAENQLEFSPQRAYMPKADTLPLPDRSLVKHLKHKYYYLMHSPVATMKTTWGCWYRCNFCFTWKITGGTPYSRSPESIVEELKTIEAKEVYIVDDIFLINISRLRKLADLLKAEGIHKNYLCYARADFIAENEEIIKEWAELGLKAVFIGLEAATDEELNSMNKQCPVDYNKKAIEVLRRHKIDTYGSLIPAAHYEKADWARLWDFIEETKLYYVNISPATPLPGAEDYASLKENLTVPEDAHGLFDLSHQLCPTKMPLKDYYRELLKLYAKTILNLRRANHNTFRTLPSIWSIQYWRIIAGALKIGRQFATAHLDHTPKEIAIAQYKGEPVIGLSYGSKFRHPSFSQVKETQAV, encoded by the coding sequence ATGAAAATTTTACTGGTAAGGCCACCTGTCCCTCAACATACCATCGGACTAAAGCACATTATGATATGTGAGCCCTTGGAACTGGAATATATCGGAGCAAACCTAAAGGGGCATGAAGTCATGATTTTTGACAACTTGGTTGAAAAAGGCTTTAAAAAGAGACTTGAAAAGTTTTCGCCTGATGTGGTAGTGAGTAGCTGCTATAAAACAGGCACCAATGAAGTCATAAAGTTATTCAGGGAAGTGAAGCGGTTTAATCCTAATATTATAACCATTGTTGGCGGAATCCATGCCACATTAATTCCTGAAGATTTTGCCGATGTTGCTGTGGATGTAATTGGGATTGGCGATGGCACCTTTCTTTTGCCCGAAATTATTCAAAAAATCCAAAACAATGAGCCTATTATCGGGCTCCCGGGTGTGGCCATACCTATTGCTGAAAACCAATTGGAATTTTCACCTCAACGGGCTTACATGCCAAAAGCAGATACCCTGCCGCTACCCGACCGTTCCCTGGTAAAACACCTGAAACACAAGTACTATTATTTGATGCATTCCCCTGTGGCAACCATGAAAACCACATGGGGCTGCTGGTATAGATGCAATTTTTGCTTTACCTGGAAAATAACTGGCGGAACACCTTACAGCCGGTCTCCCGAATCCATCGTTGAAGAATTAAAAACAATTGAAGCAAAGGAGGTATACATTGTGGATGATATTTTCTTAATCAACATAAGCCGCTTGCGGAAACTGGCCGATTTATTAAAAGCCGAAGGTATCCACAAAAACTATCTCTGCTATGCAAGGGCCGATTTTATTGCAGAAAACGAGGAGATTATTAAGGAATGGGCAGAGCTTGGGCTGAAAGCCGTTTTCATAGGGCTGGAAGCCGCTACAGACGAAGAATTAAACAGCATGAACAAGCAATGTCCGGTGGATTACAATAAAAAGGCTATCGAAGTGCTTCGCAGGCACAAAATTGATACCTACGGTTCTCTTATACCCGCTGCACATTATGAAAAAGCGGACTGGGCACGCCTTTGGGATTTTATCGAAGAAACAAAACTTTACTATGTGAATATTTCACCAGCTACACCTTTGCCCGGCGCTGAAGATTATGCCAGCCTGAAAGAAAACCTCACGGTCCCCGAAGATGCACATGGCCTGTTTGACCTTTCACACCAACTCTGCCCAACAAAAATGCCTTTAAAAGATTATTACCGTGAGCTACTTAAACTTTATGCAAAAACAATTCTTAATCTTAGGAGAGCTAACCACAATACTTTCCGCACTCTTCCATCCATTTGGAGCATACAATATTGGAGGATCATTGCAGGAGCACTTAAAATAGGCAGACAATTTGCAACAGCTCACCTGGATCATACGCCTAAAGAAATTGCCATTGCTCAGTATAAAGGAGAACCTGTAATAGGGCTAAGCTATGGCTCAAAATTCCGCCATCCATCCTTCAGCCAGGTTAAAGAAACGCAAGCTGTCTAA